In the Streptomyces sp. BHT-5-2 genome, one interval contains:
- a CDS encoding ABC transporter permease, which translates to MSTSSPAAPPAPAAAPKAALFHPTVARLTYRSLLGRRRALILFALPALLVAIAVIVRALTGADDATAGGILGGFALGTMVPLIGVIAGTGAIGPEIDDGSVIYLLAKPVRRSTIIVTKLLVAIGVTAAFSAIPVLVAGFILNGNSQQIAVAYAVAAVVASVAYSALFLLFGTLTRHAVVFGLVYALVWEAFVGSVVPGARTLSVQQWALAVGQKVGAEGALSSAVQLPLAVCLLVAVTGAATWYAGRRLKALTLAGEE; encoded by the coding sequence ATGTCCACGTCCTCTCCCGCGGCCCCGCCGGCGCCCGCCGCCGCGCCCAAGGCCGCACTCTTCCACCCGACGGTCGCCCGGCTCACCTATCGGTCGTTGCTCGGCCGGCGCCGTGCGCTGATCCTCTTCGCACTGCCCGCCCTCCTGGTGGCGATCGCGGTGATCGTCCGGGCGCTGACCGGTGCCGACGACGCCACCGCCGGCGGAATCCTCGGCGGTTTCGCGCTGGGCACGATGGTCCCGCTGATCGGCGTGATCGCGGGGACGGGCGCGATCGGCCCGGAGATCGACGACGGCTCGGTGATCTACCTCCTGGCCAAGCCGGTCCGCCGCTCGACGATCATCGTCACCAAACTGCTGGTCGCGATCGGTGTGACCGCTGCGTTCTCGGCGATACCGGTCCTGGTGGCCGGATTCATCCTCAACGGCAACAGCCAGCAGATAGCCGTCGCCTACGCGGTGGCCGCGGTCGTTGCCTCCGTCGCCTACAGCGCCCTGTTCCTGCTGTTCGGCACCCTCACCCGACACGCCGTGGTCTTCGGACTGGTCTACGCGCTGGTCTGGGAGGCGTTCGTGGGGAGCGTCGTCCCCGGGGCGCGGACCCTGAGCGTCCAGCAGTGGGCGCTCGCGGTGGGGCAGAAGGTCGGCGCCGAGGGGGCACTGAGCTCAGCGGTCCAACTGCCGCTCGCGGTCTGCCTGCTGGTGGCCGTCACCGGCGCGGCGACCTGGTACGCCGGGCGCCGGCTGAAGGCGCTGACGCTGGCCGGGGAGGAGTAG
- the lysA gene encoding diaminopimelate decarboxylase: MSHTTLPRTDLAGQAERTARTSTAPAARMTDSRPAAAPVLDPEPALEPDPEPVPTPDPALATATDPGQLAIWPASTVPLPEDDLALGGVPLTELADRFGTPAYILDEDEVRSRCRTYLRAFPDADVYYAAKAFLCRAMAHWVAEEGLGLDVCSAGELELAVTTGFPPERIVLHGNAKSPADLRAALRLGVGRIVIDSTSEIARLAAAVPVGSRQKVLIRVVPGIAAGGHAKIRTGTDDQKFGLSLADGSAQHAITRVLGQPRLELVGLHCHLGSQITAVKPYLSAVRRLVGLLARVHEQHGITLPELDLGGGHGVAYRPGEPALDIAGLATKIRAELAGGCAAAGLPVPRLAVEPGRAIAGPSGVVLYRVLAVKRTGAHTFVAVDGGMSDNPRPALYGVRYAPRLVGRRSAAATEPVTVVGRHCEAGDILASDVHLPGDIRPGDLLAVPVAGAYHLSMASGYNLVGRPPVVAVTSGHARLLVRRESLADIQERDIGL, encoded by the coding sequence ATGAGCCACACCACCTTGCCCCGGACCGACCTCGCCGGCCAGGCCGAGCGGACCGCTCGGACCTCGACAGCGCCCGCGGCCCGGATGACGGACTCCCGCCCGGCCGCCGCGCCGGTCCTGGACCCGGAACCGGCCCTGGAGCCGGACCCGGAACCGGTCCCGACCCCGGACCCCGCCCTGGCGACGGCCACCGATCCCGGCCAGCTCGCCATCTGGCCCGCGTCCACCGTGCCGCTCCCCGAGGACGACCTCGCCCTCGGCGGCGTCCCGTTGACCGAGCTCGCCGACCGCTTCGGCACCCCCGCGTACATCCTGGACGAGGACGAGGTGCGCAGCCGCTGCCGCACCTACCTCCGGGCCTTCCCCGACGCCGACGTCTACTACGCGGCCAAGGCGTTCCTGTGCCGCGCCATGGCGCACTGGGTCGCGGAGGAGGGCCTGGGCCTGGACGTCTGCTCCGCCGGCGAACTGGAACTCGCGGTCACCACCGGCTTCCCGCCCGAGCGGATCGTGCTGCACGGGAACGCCAAGAGCCCCGCCGACCTGCGGGCCGCGCTCCGGCTCGGCGTCGGCCGGATCGTCATCGACAGCACCTCCGAGATCGCCCGGCTGGCCGCCGCGGTGCCGGTCGGCAGCCGGCAGAAGGTGCTGATCCGGGTCGTCCCGGGGATCGCCGCCGGCGGCCACGCCAAGATCCGCACCGGCACCGACGACCAGAAGTTCGGGCTGTCCCTCGCCGACGGCTCCGCCCAGCACGCCATCACCCGCGTCCTCGGCCAGCCGCGCCTGGAACTCGTCGGCCTGCACTGCCACTTGGGCTCCCAGATCACCGCCGTCAAGCCCTATCTGTCGGCCGTGCGACGGCTGGTCGGCCTGCTGGCCCGCGTCCACGAGCAGCACGGCATCACCCTCCCCGAACTGGACCTCGGCGGCGGTCACGGCGTCGCCTACCGGCCGGGTGAGCCCGCCCTCGACATCGCCGGACTCGCCACCAAGATCCGCGCCGAACTGGCCGGCGGCTGCGCGGCGGCCGGCCTGCCGGTACCGCGACTGGCCGTCGAGCCGGGCCGCGCCATCGCCGGCCCGTCGGGCGTCGTCCTCTACCGGGTGCTCGCCGTCAAACGCACCGGCGCGCACACCTTCGTGGCCGTCGACGGCGGGATGAGCGACAACCCGCGGCCCGCGCTCTACGGGGTCCGTTACGCGCCCCGGCTGGTCGGACGCCGCTCGGCCGCCGCCACCGAGCCGGTCACCGTCGTGGGCCGGCACTGCGAGGCGGGCGACATACTCGCCTCCGACGTCCACCTGCCCGGCGACATCCGCCCCGGCGACCTGCTCGCCGTCCCGGTGGCCGGTGCGTACCACCTGTCCATGGCCTCCGGCTACAACCTCGTCGGCCGCCCCCCGGTCGTCGCGGTCACCTCGGGCCACGCCCGCCTCCTGGTCCGCCGGGAGTCCCTGGCGGACATCCAGGAGCGGGACATCGGACTCTGA
- a CDS encoding MFS transporter, whose product MSGTDATTQLDLIDAEEDLIPAPQVAAARRRLRTHPALLLAGIVLAAVNMRAALAGVSPLLNEMAQHFHLAATASSLVTTIPLVFMGLGSLIAPRVARRWGTEAALCGALVALCGGIVLRVAPPVAALFAGCAVVGASIALLNVLMPGLIKRDFPERAAGMTALYSTAMILGATLSAASAVPLENALGSWQGSLVSWSLLAAVAALVWLPQAVIARRGTHHGEAAATPAQGTGHGPKLTRSPLAWQVTLFMGSQSLIAYVIIAWMPTIFTDHGMGKSEAGLVFAFSTLVQMVGSFVVPTLAGRMRRQRLLGVAVSALMACGVTGLLVAPVAGAWLWAAVLGVGQGGALGLALTMMVLRSGDAHTAARLSGMSQTGGYLLAAVGPLALGAVHQATAGWTVPLVLLLAVCSGLALLALGAGRDRRIGAPAGG is encoded by the coding sequence ATGTCAGGGACCGACGCGACCACCCAGCTCGACCTCATCGACGCCGAGGAAGACCTGATCCCGGCGCCCCAGGTGGCGGCCGCCCGGCGGCGGTTGCGGACCCATCCCGCGCTCCTCCTCGCCGGCATCGTCCTCGCCGCGGTGAACATGCGCGCGGCGCTCGCCGGGGTCTCCCCGCTGCTCAACGAGATGGCGCAGCACTTCCACCTGGCCGCCACCGCCAGCAGCCTGGTGACCACCATCCCGCTCGTCTTCATGGGCCTGGGATCGCTGATCGCCCCGCGGGTGGCCCGCCGTTGGGGCACCGAGGCGGCGCTGTGCGGTGCGCTGGTCGCGCTGTGCGGCGGCATCGTGCTGCGGGTCGCGCCGCCGGTCGCCGCGCTGTTCGCCGGCTGCGCGGTGGTGGGCGCGTCGATAGCCCTGCTCAACGTGCTGATGCCGGGCCTGATCAAGCGGGACTTCCCCGAGCGGGCAGCAGGCATGACGGCGCTCTACTCGACCGCGATGATCCTGGGCGCGACCCTCTCGGCCGCCTCCGCCGTCCCCCTGGAGAACGCGCTCGGCAGCTGGCAGGGCTCCCTCGTCTCCTGGTCGCTGCTCGCCGCCGTCGCCGCCCTGGTCTGGCTCCCGCAGGCCGTGATCGCCCGCCGTGGCACCCACCACGGCGAGGCCGCGGCGACGCCAGCCCAGGGCACCGGGCACGGCCCGAAGCTCACCCGCTCCCCGCTCGCCTGGCAGGTCACGCTCTTCATGGGATCGCAGTCGCTGATCGCGTACGTGATCATCGCCTGGATGCCGACGATCTTCACCGACCACGGCATGGGCAAGAGCGAGGCAGGGCTGGTCTTCGCCTTCAGCACGCTGGTGCAGATGGTCGGTTCGTTCGTGGTGCCGACGCTGGCGGGCCGGATGCGCCGCCAGCGGCTGCTGGGGGTGGCGGTCTCCGCCCTGATGGCCTGCGGTGTCACCGGGCTGCTGGTCGCGCCGGTGGCGGGTGCCTGGCTGTGGGCGGCGGTCCTCGGCGTCGGCCAGGGCGGCGCCCTCGGGCTGGCCCTGACGATGATGGTGCTGCGGTCCGGCGACGCGCACACCGCCGCCCGACTCTCCGGTATGTCCCAGACCGGTGGCTACCTGCTCGCCGCCGTCGGCCCGCTGGCCCTGGGCGCCGTCCACCAGGCCACCGCCGGCTGGACCGTGCCTCTCGTCCTGCTGCTCGCCGTCTGCTCCGGCCTTGCCCTGCTGGCCCTGGGCGCCGGCCGCGACCGCCGTATCGGGGCGCCGGCCGGGGGCTGA
- a CDS encoding SAV_915 family protein, with protein sequence MSHHLHAEDPEPADRVPAGPLFVPVRPGPAGCTARLFRTPLGGRTAVGFTSPQRLAEVLGGGQPWVRLSAPALRALAEPLGAATVTVDPRFTPDATRDVRDVRDQRSALDVARDVARETTREVAREPRLTPDVPREPRITRDVLREPRLAPGMPRMSRGSHLRRAV encoded by the coding sequence GTGTCCCACCATCTCCACGCGGAAGACCCCGAGCCTGCTGATCGTGTCCCGGCCGGGCCGCTCTTCGTTCCCGTCCGGCCGGGCCCCGCGGGCTGCACCGCCCGCCTGTTCCGCACCCCGCTCGGCGGCCGCACCGCCGTCGGCTTCACCTCACCGCAGCGGCTGGCCGAGGTGCTCGGCGGCGGCCAGCCCTGGGTGCGGCTCTCCGCGCCCGCGCTGCGCGCCCTGGCCGAACCCCTCGGCGCGGCCACCGTGACCGTCGATCCGCGCTTCACCCCCGATGCCACCCGTGACGTCCGTGACGTCCGTGACCAGCGGAGCGCCCTGGATGTGGCGCGTGACGTGGCCCGGGAGACGACGCGTGAGGTGGCCCGGGAGCCACGTCTCACCCCCGACGTTCCCCGTGAACCGCGGATCACCCGCGATGTCCTCCGGGAACCACGCCTCGCCCCGGGAATGCCCCGCATGTCCCGCGGCAGCCACCTTCGCCGGGCCGTCTGA
- a CDS encoding LysR family transcriptional regulator encodes MTLDDLRAFVAVCEAGSLSAVARDLGCTQSAVSQRVRRLEREAGIGLLERRPRGVAPTAAGRLLHRAAADGLGGLDLALRRLADMRRGDGGTVRVTTGATTVRHFMSDAVVSFRDRHPHVNLEFHTESSSRRCFEAVADGDSELAWITIGPPVRGIEQHPVIGLPWVLAVRAGDPLAARDRVEPDELAGLRLVRLPENSTSRMRLDGHLAHRDGAPAADPAVPGPSATSVADWDTALLLAELGVGPAVVPRLPGHRATAGHPGLRLVPIPALPPLTTGWAVRQWAALGPAAVEFAETVNRCLVGGGSPATAGRRTADTGSVPGPRPQARTTGS; translated from the coding sequence GTGACCCTCGACGACCTGCGCGCCTTCGTGGCCGTCTGCGAGGCGGGCAGCCTCAGTGCCGTCGCCCGCGACCTCGGCTGCACCCAGTCCGCCGTCAGCCAGCGTGTCCGGCGTCTCGAACGGGAGGCCGGCATCGGCCTGTTGGAGCGCCGGCCGCGCGGCGTGGCCCCGACCGCCGCCGGCCGGCTCCTGCACCGCGCCGCCGCCGACGGCCTGGGCGGACTGGATCTGGCACTGCGCCGGCTGGCCGACATGCGGCGCGGCGACGGCGGGACGGTCCGGGTCACCACCGGCGCCACCACCGTCCGGCACTTCATGTCCGACGCGGTGGTCTCCTTCCGGGACCGCCACCCGCACGTCAACCTGGAGTTCCACACGGAGAGTTCCAGCCGCCGCTGCTTCGAGGCGGTCGCGGACGGCGACTCCGAACTCGCCTGGATCACCATCGGCCCGCCCGTACGGGGCATCGAGCAGCACCCGGTGATCGGTCTGCCGTGGGTGCTCGCGGTCCGCGCCGGCGACCCGCTCGCCGCCCGCGACCGGGTCGAGCCGGACGAGTTGGCCGGCCTGCGCCTCGTCCGGCTGCCGGAGAACTCCACGTCCCGCATGCGGCTCGACGGACACCTCGCCCACCGGGACGGCGCCCCGGCAGCCGATCCCGCGGTGCCCGGCCCCAGCGCCACCAGCGTCGCGGACTGGGACACCGCACTGCTCCTCGCCGAACTCGGCGTCGGCCCCGCCGTCGTCCCCCGCCTCCCCGGACACCGGGCCACCGCTGGCCACCCCGGCCTGCGGCTGGTGCCGATCCCGGCGCTGCCGCCGCTGACGACCGGCTGGGCGGTGCGCCAATGGGCGGCGCTCGGCCCGGCGGCGGTGGAGTTCGCCGAGACGGTGAACCGGTGCCTGGTGGGCGGGGGTTCGCCCGCCACGGCCGGGCGGCGGACAGCGGATACCGGCTCCGTCCCCGGGCCGCGGCCTCAGGCCCGGACGACCGGTTCCTGA
- the mltG gene encoding endolytic transglycosylase MltG produces the protein MSDVQHTRRRPGPRFPRAGWLILVAVLSLVVVLAVLLVPRLLRERQYGQLTVPEGQRASQIYATADQALKVPAGTTAQAARTAHLDLPAEANGNPEGFLFPATYPLRKDTTPASLLAYMVKTADQRLAADHITSYRTVVIASIVQAEADRSADMGKVARVIDNRLARNMPLQMDSTINYALGRSTLRTSHADTRTKSPYNTYVFAGLPPTPIDNPGPDALKAAAAPPAGDWLYFVTVKPGDTRFTADYRQHLRNVKEFNDAQKNSAAGGSADTAATGG, from the coding sequence ATGAGCGATGTTCAGCACACCCGTCGCCGGCCCGGACCGCGGTTCCCCCGGGCCGGCTGGCTGATCCTCGTCGCCGTACTGTCTCTCGTCGTCGTACTCGCCGTGCTGCTCGTGCCGCGGCTGCTGCGGGAGCGGCAGTACGGGCAGCTCACGGTCCCGGAGGGGCAGCGGGCCTCCCAGATCTACGCGACCGCCGACCAGGCACTGAAGGTGCCCGCGGGCACCACCGCGCAGGCCGCCAGGACCGCGCACCTCGACCTGCCCGCCGAGGCGAACGGCAACCCGGAGGGCTTCCTCTTCCCGGCGACATACCCGCTGCGCAAGGACACCACCCCGGCGTCGCTGCTCGCGTACATGGTCAAAACCGCAGACCAGCGGCTCGCCGCCGACCACATCACCTCCTACCGCACCGTGGTGATCGCCAGCATCGTGCAGGCCGAGGCGGACCGGTCGGCCGACATGGGCAAGGTCGCCCGGGTCATCGACAACCGGCTGGCCAGGAACATGCCGCTCCAGATGGACTCGACGATCAACTACGCGCTCGGCCGCAGCACGCTGCGCACCAGCCACGCCGACACCCGCACCAAGAGCCCTTACAACACCTACGTGTTCGCGGGCCTGCCGCCGACCCCGATCGACAATCCGGGACCCGACGCGCTGAAGGCGGCCGCCGCACCCCCCGCGGGGGACTGGCTCTACTTCGTCACCGTGAAACCGGGCGACACCCGCTTCACCGCCGACTACCGGCAACACCTGCGGAACGTGAAGGAGTTCAACGACGCGCAGAAGAACTCCGCCGCCGGTGGCTCCGCCGACACCGCCGCCACCGGCGGATAG
- a CDS encoding FadR/GntR family transcriptional regulator has product MALKAAGRQSLVDTVVEALRAQLAAGEWQVGTRIPTEHALAEQLQVGRNTVREAVRVLVHAGMLRSRQGEGTFVVSTADPAEVMRGIQRAGIRDVLELRIALEAEAARLAALRHDPADLERMRAALDAQAELEDSEGRPHSGSLELYADHDIAFHRAVVEAAHNTALTATYGWFSSSVREALVTALDDQAMPKIVHGDHRAVLDAIAHGDPDAAERATRALLERPKRAVEALLAGD; this is encoded by the coding sequence ATGGCACTCAAGGCAGCAGGACGGCAATCCCTCGTCGACACCGTCGTCGAGGCCCTCCGCGCCCAACTGGCCGCCGGCGAATGGCAGGTGGGCACCCGCATCCCCACCGAGCACGCCCTCGCCGAACAGCTCCAGGTCGGCCGCAACACCGTCCGCGAGGCGGTGCGCGTCCTCGTGCACGCCGGGATGCTGCGCTCACGCCAGGGCGAGGGCACCTTCGTCGTCTCCACCGCGGACCCGGCCGAGGTCATGCGCGGCATCCAGCGCGCCGGCATCCGTGACGTCCTGGAGCTGCGGATCGCCCTGGAGGCCGAGGCCGCCCGGCTGGCCGCACTCCGCCACGACCCCGCCGACCTGGAACGCATGCGGGCCGCCCTGGACGCCCAGGCCGAACTGGAGGACTCGGAGGGCCGCCCGCACTCCGGCAGCCTGGAGCTCTACGCCGATCACGACATCGCCTTCCACCGGGCCGTCGTCGAGGCCGCGCACAACACCGCGCTGACGGCGACCTACGGCTGGTTCAGCAGCTCCGTACGGGAGGCGCTGGTCACCGCCCTCGACGACCAGGCGATGCCGAAGATCGTGCACGGCGACCACCGTGCCGTCCTGGACGCGATCGCCCACGGCGACCCGGATGCCGCCGAACGCGCCACCCGCGCCCTCCTGGAGAGGCCCAAGCGAGCCGTAGAGGCCCTCCTCGCCGGCGACTGA
- a CDS encoding rhomboid-like protein: MKPPPPRALADRARNWVWDWVRSAPGTHIWLLIIGITSLVIASASEGLEQFLLHRTSSNIHELNEHPVPSLLISGFWIEQPGSFLLYVAMFELVHANVERWMGSWRWLLTVGAAHVAATLASQELVLLAIEGHRLPRSMTHVVDIGVSYGLAAAAGVLTYRLRPPWRYGYLVGLLAFFGVPLATGATFTDFGHAIALALGFAAWPLTPAGRPGPDDADKRDEDAPDDNAPDEDMAGDDAAGAGGGTDRPGPPPGRRQE, from the coding sequence ATGAAGCCACCGCCGCCCCGGGCCCTGGCGGACCGGGCGAGGAACTGGGTCTGGGACTGGGTGCGTTCCGCGCCCGGGACGCACATCTGGCTGCTGATCATCGGCATCACCAGCCTGGTGATCGCCTCGGCCTCCGAGGGGCTGGAGCAGTTCCTGCTGCACCGCACCAGCAGCAACATCCACGAGCTGAACGAGCATCCGGTGCCCTCGCTCCTGATCAGCGGGTTCTGGATCGAGCAGCCGGGGTCGTTCCTGCTCTACGTGGCGATGTTCGAGCTGGTGCACGCCAACGTCGAGCGCTGGATGGGCAGTTGGCGCTGGCTGCTGACGGTCGGCGCGGCGCATGTCGCGGCCACCCTGGCCAGCCAGGAGCTGGTGCTGCTGGCCATCGAGGGCCACCGGCTGCCGCGCTCGATGACCCATGTCGTGGACATCGGCGTCTCCTACGGCCTGGCCGCCGCGGCCGGGGTGCTGACCTACCGGCTGCGCCCGCCCTGGCGCTACGGCTATCTCGTCGGCCTGCTGGCGTTCTTCGGGGTGCCGCTGGCGACCGGGGCGACCTTCACGGACTTCGGCCACGCCATAGCGCTGGCGCTGGGTTTCGCGGCCTGGCCGCTGACCCCGGCGGGGCGCCCGGGCCCGGACGACGCGGACAAGCGGGACGAAGACGCGCCGGACGACAACGCGCCGGACGAGGACATGGCGGGCGACGACGCGGCGGGCGCGGGCGGCGGCACGGACCGGCCGGGGCCGCCGCCCGGGAGGCGTCAGGAGTAG
- a CDS encoding MerR family transcriptional regulator: MFTIGDFARHGRVSARMLRHYDAIGLLRPARTDPVTGYRFYAAAQLARLNRIIALKDLGFGLRQVAAILDEQVDAAELRGMLRLRQAQLAAERAAAEARLAQVEARLRTIESEGRMSADDVVLKSTEPVLLAELRGIAAGYGPEDIGPVITPLYEELVRRLRAAGVTPTGPGLAYYEAAPEGAGLEGEGTGDAVVVHAGMAVTREELSKAGRNTGDGGGSAPSGASAGQGFDVVALPGLELAATVVHRGPMSRILPTAQHLAQWMDTNGYRSAGYARELYLECPDDQEKWVTEIQEPVVRA, encoded by the coding sequence ATGTTCACCATCGGAGACTTCGCCAGGCACGGCCGTGTCTCGGCCCGCATGCTGCGTCACTACGACGCCATCGGACTGCTTCGGCCCGCCCGTACCGACCCCGTCACCGGCTACCGCTTCTACGCGGCGGCCCAGCTCGCCCGGCTCAACCGCATCATCGCGCTCAAGGACCTCGGATTCGGCCTCCGTCAGGTGGCGGCCATCCTGGACGAGCAGGTGGACGCGGCGGAGCTGCGCGGCATGCTGCGACTGCGGCAGGCGCAGCTGGCCGCCGAACGGGCCGCCGCCGAGGCGCGGTTGGCGCAGGTCGAGGCGAGGCTCCGGACGATCGAGAGTGAGGGACGGATGTCCGCCGACGATGTGGTGCTCAAGAGCACGGAGCCGGTCCTGCTCGCCGAACTGCGCGGAATCGCCGCCGGTTACGGCCCCGAGGACATCGGCCCGGTCATCACGCCGCTCTACGAGGAGCTGGTGCGCCGGCTGCGGGCGGCGGGGGTGACGCCCACGGGGCCGGGGCTGGCGTACTACGAGGCGGCGCCGGAGGGCGCGGGCCTCGAAGGGGAGGGCACGGGGGACGCGGTGGTGGTGCACGCCGGGATGGCGGTCACCCGGGAGGAGTTGTCGAAGGCGGGGCGGAACACGGGCGACGGGGGCGGTTCCGCGCCCTCGGGGGCGTCGGCCGGGCAGGGCTTCGACGTCGTCGCCCTGCCGGGTCTCGAACTCGCCGCGACCGTCGTCCACCGCGGCCCGATGAGCCGGATCCTGCCGACCGCACAGCACCTCGCGCAGTGGATGGACACCAACGGCTACCGCTCGGCCGGGTACGCCCGCGAGCTGTATCTGGAGTGCCCGGACGACCAGGAGAAGTGGGTCACCGAGATTCAGGAACCGGTCGTCCGGGCCTGA
- a CDS encoding Lrp/AsnC family transcriptional regulator codes for MKSDGTAVRPAAFDELDRRLVHALQTDGRAPFSRIAAVLGVSDQTVARRYTRHRGSGGLRVRGLAEPRALGEVEWLVRVQCAPDAALTVAEALARRPDTSWVSMMSGGTEITAICRSASSEHSDALLLQKLPRTPRVVGVAAHCLLHEFYGGPQSMISKSGALTAEEAARLSPPAPRRPSEPVELSDADRRLFEALGRDGRAPLAELAAVTGWSPTTVRRRLETLRADGVLYYDVDYDLRLFGFGVMVALWLSVAPAELAATGEALAAHPEVAFAGATTGPHNLFASVLCRDTGGLYTYLTTRVAALPGVRTMESSPRIRHIKGPGPYLTLGPTATRSRR; via the coding sequence GTGAAAAGCGACGGAACCGCGGTCCGGCCCGCGGCCTTCGACGAACTCGACCGGCGACTGGTGCACGCCCTCCAGACCGACGGCCGGGCCCCCTTCAGCCGGATCGCCGCCGTCCTCGGCGTCTCCGACCAGACCGTCGCCCGGCGCTACACCCGGCACCGCGGCTCCGGCGGGCTCCGGGTGCGGGGCCTGGCCGAGCCACGGGCGCTGGGCGAGGTGGAGTGGCTGGTGCGGGTGCAGTGCGCGCCGGACGCCGCGCTGACCGTCGCCGAGGCGCTGGCCCGCCGCCCGGACACCTCCTGGGTCAGCATGATGTCCGGCGGCACCGAGATCACCGCGATCTGCCGGTCGGCGAGCAGTGAGCACAGTGACGCGCTGCTGCTCCAGAAGCTGCCGCGCACCCCGAGGGTGGTCGGGGTGGCCGCGCACTGCCTGCTGCACGAGTTCTACGGCGGACCGCAGAGCATGATCAGCAAGTCCGGTGCGCTGACTGCCGAGGAGGCTGCCCGGCTGAGCCCGCCGGCGCCCCGGCGGCCGTCCGAGCCGGTGGAGCTCTCCGACGCCGACCGGCGGCTGTTCGAGGCGCTCGGCCGGGACGGCCGGGCCCCGCTCGCCGAACTCGCCGCGGTCACCGGCTGGTCGCCCACCACCGTCCGCCGCCGGCTGGAGACGCTGCGGGCGGACGGTGTCCTGTACTACGACGTCGACTACGACCTGCGGCTGTTCGGCTTCGGGGTGATGGTGGCGCTGTGGCTGTCGGTTGCGCCCGCCGAACTCGCCGCCACCGGCGAGGCGTTGGCGGCACACCCGGAGGTCGCCTTCGCCGGTGCCACCACCGGGCCGCACAACCTCTTCGCGTCGGTCCTGTGCCGGGACACCGGCGGGCTCTACACCTATCTGACGACCCGGGTCGCGGCGCTGCCGGGGGTACGGACCATGGAGAGCTCGCCCCGTATCCGGCACATCAAGGGGCCGGGCCCGTATCTCACGCTCGGCCCCACCGCCACGAGGAGCCGCCGATGA
- a CDS encoding VOC family protein, giving the protein MAGFYHVCFVVPDMAAAIRDLGAAAGVEFSAPRRDRIGEWDFRIAFTRGEPPYIELIEPAGPGGPWDASEGARFDHLGFWTRSLEDGSRRLAAEGFPEEFSGCPYGRSFAYHRVGSIGARVELVDLARQPDFLAAWHPGGEPMPPVEAP; this is encoded by the coding sequence ATGGCCGGCTTCTATCACGTGTGTTTCGTCGTGCCGGACATGGCGGCGGCGATACGGGACTTGGGCGCCGCGGCCGGGGTCGAGTTCAGTGCACCGCGGCGGGACCGGATCGGGGAGTGGGACTTCCGGATCGCCTTCACGCGGGGCGAGCCGCCGTACATAGAGCTGATCGAGCCCGCGGGTCCGGGCGGGCCGTGGGACGCGTCCGAGGGGGCGCGCTTCGACCACCTGGGGTTCTGGACGCGGTCCCTGGAGGACGGGTCCCGGCGGCTGGCGGCGGAGGGGTTCCCGGAGGAGTTCAGCGGGTGCCCGTACGGGCGGTCGTTCGCGTACCACCGGGTGGGCAGCATCGGTGCCCGGGTCGAGCTGGTGGACCTGGCGCGTCAGCCGGACTTCCTGGCGGCCTGGCATCCGGGCGGGGAGCCGATGCCCCCGGTGGAAGCGCCGTGA
- a CDS encoding HAD family hydrolase, with the protein MSSPAPAGSPLPYRLIATDLDGTLLRHDDSVSERTRRALAAATAAGAAHIVVTGRAVPWTRHILEALDYQGLAVCGQGAQVYHAGERRLLTSVTLDRQLAGLALSKIEAEVGPLHLAASRDGLAGEVLVGPGYQVQDGPLPSLPIDEPEELWSAPLNKVYIQHPTLDDDELARAARQVAGDLVGVMVAGPQIVELLPLGLTKATGLSLAARRLGITAKETVAFGDMPNDVPMFGWAAHGVAMANAHDELTAVADEVTASNEDDGVAVVLERLYS; encoded by the coding sequence GTGAGTTCCCCAGCCCCGGCGGGTTCGCCGCTGCCGTACAGACTCATCGCGACGGACCTCGACGGGACGCTGCTGCGCCACGACGACTCCGTCTCCGAGCGCACCCGCCGGGCGCTCGCCGCGGCCACCGCGGCGGGCGCGGCGCACATCGTCGTCACCGGCCGCGCGGTGCCCTGGACCCGGCACATCCTCGAAGCCCTGGACTACCAGGGCCTGGCGGTGTGCGGGCAGGGCGCGCAGGTCTACCACGCCGGCGAGCGGCGGCTGCTGACGTCGGTGACGCTCGACCGGCAGCTGGCCGGCCTCGCGCTGTCCAAGATCGAGGCCGAGGTCGGTCCGCTCCACCTGGCGGCGAGCCGGGACGGCCTGGCCGGCGAGGTGCTGGTCGGCCCGGGCTACCAGGTCCAGGACGGCCCGCTGCCCAGCCTGCCGATCGACGAACCCGAAGAGCTGTGGTCCGCCCCGCTCAACAAGGTCTACATCCAGCACCCGACACTGGACGACGACGAGCTGGCCCGGGCCGCCCGCCAGGTCGCCGGCGACCTCGTCGGCGTGATGGTCGCCGGGCCGCAGATCGTCGAGCTGCTGCCGCTCGGCCTGACCAAGGCCACCGGGCTGTCGCTGGCCGCCCGCCGGCTGGGCATCACCGCCAAGGAGACCGTGGCGTTCGGCGACATGCCCAACGACGTGCCGATGTTCGGCTGGGCCGCGCACGGTGTGGCGATGGCCAACGCGCACGACGAACTCACGGCCGTCGCCGACGAGGTCACCGCCTCCAACGAGGACGACGGCGTCGCGGTGGTGCTGGAGCGGCTCTACTCCTGA